The Thermosynechococcus sp. genome has a segment encoding these proteins:
- a CDS encoding right-handed parallel beta-helix repeat-containing protein produces MHSWRRLLGSCLLGLGVIFGFSDVAISQSAATEILGPRIQPRGTIRFNSEGAGFDNFLSAETFIPLFQKPGASLGFFEGKLFIPTSNTALAYNLTLGYRALIANQTFSVGGYLSYDFRNTGNAGFDQLGVGLELLGNVDVRINGYIPLGNRQVLLNQAVGAVGTIQNNQILLNRNRLFQEALTGFDMEVGTPLVPIGQDYLRGYAGLYYYSGERIADFVGVRARLSVRPIEYLSLSATVQNDERFGTQAWFGIGLSFPGVAGNRRRAPERGQNIAVRLGESPERISFITVDNEGVQDQVAAINPATGQPYRVFAVDTGAGSAARINDLPLAQNDIVLVGVNDRDGNTAGQGAINLLDGVQLLSTTVDRQLPSPLGTITIPALTPSTQRPIIATTITLARNNTIDGFNIQPPAGQPAIIGNNINPARIINNQITTINAAGIDITTAQSPIVRGNTVTITSTTVPAFNRRGISITESTDAVIENNIVNGAIGEGIGLDNALGNVIIRGNTVANIGQTPTDTNLEAGIFIRNNRGNANITIEGNVTENNLTPTNRVDGIEFNLCRGNSFNVLDRFTDNQFANCTAPASATVTVRNNQIRNIGTGTDGSDGIDFNIGDGANLTAILEGNVVNSISDAGITFDIVSSATPIASPTANITIRNNQISNILNDDAITLESNSAGQVVLNIENNVMSGIGGGNDGIDIEFTTIAASPTPARVRIVGNDLSNVSDRGIEIDTTNNAALQLEVSNNRIQTTAGGEAMRLRAQNTSRLNATVNNNTLTQGNPATRSLELRADNNATLCANVFGNIQTSGAGFRLLQGGTSSLRIVNSLNLGPNNGGVTITTTGTVTNITAATFNAAPPGGCTFP; encoded by the coding sequence TAGGGCCTCGAATTCAGCCCCGTGGAACTATTCGTTTCAACAGTGAAGGGGCTGGCTTTGACAATTTCCTTAGTGCAGAGACATTTATTCCTCTCTTTCAAAAACCAGGTGCTAGTCTTGGTTTTTTTGAAGGTAAACTCTTCATACCCACATCCAATACAGCCCTAGCTTACAACCTGACCCTGGGCTACCGAGCGTTGATAGCCAATCAAACATTTTCTGTGGGGGGCTACTTATCCTATGACTTTCGCAACACAGGAAACGCTGGCTTTGACCAGCTGGGGGTAGGTTTAGAGCTCTTGGGCAATGTTGATGTTCGGATCAACGGTTACATTCCCCTAGGAAATCGGCAAGTTCTCCTTAATCAAGCAGTCGGAGCAGTTGGCACTATTCAAAATAACCAGATTCTCCTCAATCGCAATCGCCTTTTCCAAGAAGCGCTTACGGGCTTTGACATGGAAGTGGGTACCCCTTTGGTTCCAATAGGTCAAGATTATCTGCGGGGCTACGCAGGCTTGTACTACTACAGTGGCGAGAGGATTGCTGACTTTGTTGGCGTCCGTGCACGTTTATCTGTGCGCCCCATTGAATACCTCAGCTTAAGTGCAACTGTTCAAAATGATGAGCGCTTTGGTACCCAGGCTTGGTTTGGAATTGGATTATCTTTTCCGGGGGTGGCTGGCAATCGTCGCCGTGCTCCTGAGCGGGGGCAAAACATTGCAGTCCGCCTAGGCGAGTCCCCGGAGCGTATCAGCTTTATTACTGTTGATAACGAAGGGGTGCAGGATCAAGTTGCGGCAATTAATCCTGCCACCGGTCAGCCCTATCGAGTTTTTGCAGTTGATACTGGGGCGGGTAGTGCTGCTCGGATTAATGATTTACCGCTTGCTCAAAATGACATTGTCTTGGTTGGTGTTAATGATAGAGATGGCAATACTGCTGGTCAAGGTGCAATTAATCTTCTAGATGGAGTTCAACTCCTTTCTACAACTGTGGATCGGCAACTGCCAAGTCCACTGGGAACGATTACCATTCCAGCACTCACGCCGAGTACCCAAAGGCCTATCATCGCTACCACTATTACTTTAGCTAGGAACAATACCATTGATGGTTTCAATATTCAACCGCCCGCTGGCCAACCTGCAATCATTGGTAATAACATCAATCCAGCTCGTATTATTAACAATCAAATTACAACAATCAATGCAGCTGGAATTGATATAACAACTGCTCAATCTCCTATTGTGCGTGGTAACACGGTTACAATTACGAGTACAACTGTGCCTGCCTTTAACCGCCGTGGGATTAGCATAACTGAAAGTACTGACGCTGTGATTGAAAATAACATTGTTAATGGTGCCATTGGCGAGGGAATTGGTCTAGATAATGCCCTTGGGAATGTGATAATTCGTGGTAACACCGTGGCCAATATTGGTCAGACACCAACAGATACCAATCTCGAAGCAGGTATCTTCATTCGCAATAATCGAGGTAACGCCAATATTACGATTGAGGGTAACGTTACTGAAAACAACCTGACGCCCACCAATCGTGTGGATGGCATTGAGTTCAATCTTTGTCGAGGAAATAGCTTCAACGTCCTTGACCGCTTCACTGACAATCAGTTTGCGAATTGCACCGCTCCCGCAAGTGCAACGGTTACCGTGCGGAACAATCAGATTCGTAATATTGGCACGGGTACTGATGGCAGCGATGGTATTGACTTCAATATTGGAGATGGCGCTAACCTCACAGCTATCTTAGAGGGTAACGTTGTAAACAGTATTTCTGATGCAGGCATAACCTTTGACATTGTAAGCAGTGCTACCCCAATTGCAAGTCCCACCGCAAACATCACAATTCGCAATAATCAGATAAGCAACATTCTCAATGATGATGCGATTACTCTAGAGTCAAATAGCGCGGGACAAGTGGTGTTGAACATTGAGAATAATGTTATGAGTGGTATTGGCGGTGGTAATGATGGCATTGACATTGAGTTCACCACGATTGCTGCTAGTCCAACACCAGCACGGGTGAGAATTGTTGGGAATGACCTGTCTAATGTCAGCGATCGCGGGATAGAGATTGACACCACTAACAATGCTGCCTTGCAACTTGAAGTCAGCAATAACCGTATCCAAACAACCGCTGGCGGTGAAGCAATGCGACTGCGGGCTCAGAACACTTCTCGTCTCAATGCCACTGTCAACAACAACACCCTCACTCAAGGAAACCCTGCTACACGGAGCTTGGAACTGCGGGCTGATAACAATGCAACACTGTGTGCGAACGTATTTGGCAATATCCAAACAAGTGGTGCCGGTTTCCGATTATTGCAGGGTGGCACTTCCAGTTTACGTATTGTGAATTCTCTTAATTTAGGCCCGAACAACGGTGGTGTGACGAT